Below is a genomic region from Miscanthus floridulus cultivar M001 chromosome 1, ASM1932011v1, whole genome shotgun sequence.
GTTAATGAGCTGAGCAGCTCATTAGCTTAACAAGCGTTAAGCTGGAACGAGCCGAGCCGGTATTCACCCCTCCTGTCCTATAGTTAGTGTACGTACTATTTAATTTGTAACATTGTCAGGGTTCGAAATTTCGGCaaaatttcgcgaaattcggtaatttcggtggtggccgaaagaaaaatccgaaattttgtaatacactaatacatgtgttatataattttagactcaattttttattgtttatattacattttttgtattcaatagatgtgtagtcataaatcatactaatatttgtttagatttaaatgttttttttagaaaaagcatacttcatgtgctagtctctaaaaaaaattcgccgaaatttcggccgaatttcgcgaaattcggtagtttcggtggtggccgaaattgAAAACCCTGAACATTGTATTAGCATCGTATCATGATCACGTACGTTCACCTTGTGGAGCTGGTGCCGCACCGATTTCTTATTCTTACTATTACTCGTACAATATTTGTAGCGAGTACGAGTGTAGTCGCTGGCAGCGCTGCACTCAATCAACTCAGAGACGACGAGGACTAGTGTACTAGCAGCGGCCGGTCAACAGAGACCGTGAAGGCAAGCGGTACATGTGGAAGCTGAAGCAGGAGGCAGGCGGAGCTGCAAAGAAGAATCTGCTGCAGAGCGCATGGCAACAACATCCTCCAGTGCCCTGTCTTTTCTCTAGTCCGGCCCGCGGCGCGGCCGGCACCGGACCGGCTCGGCAGCCGCCTGCCTGCACCGCACCAGACAAGGCGCAGGCGGCCGAGGCAGCAGCGCGTGGAGTGGAAAAGGACCGGGGCGGCCGGGCGGTGCGTGCGTGGCCTGCCTGCTGACACCCCTTCCTATGGTGCTGTATGGGGTTTCCGGGTTTGCGCGCACGACACGGCTCGACCGATGCGATGCCGAGGGGAGGAGGACGGGAGGTGAATGGTGATGATGCCCTGGGCTGACCGGTTGGACGCCCGCGCCCGCGTGCGCGGGCTGCGCCAGCTTTTGTCGCCGCTATGCCTCCCGACTGCCTGCCTGTGCCTCGGACTGGGAATCTCGTGTGATTCCTCTTTCCTTCGCTTCTCCCACGTCGATCGACGCCTCCTGCGTCTGCGTGCGTGCGTGCCGGCCACCAGCCTGTTCGGCGGGactaaaaaaataaactaaaatactATTTCagttgattgttgtgagagaaaaatattgttctatctAGGAATACGGTTTACGTGAAGAGTAGTTCCgtgagtgggctggccagccagccgaacagtgGTTCACGTGAAAAATACTACGGCCTGCTAGCTGCCTCTTCCGTGTGTCATCCCAAGCTGCCAAATTCATGCTCGGTTCGGTCGTCTACATACTGAAAAAGTTTGTTGTGCCTTTACAAGGGCTTGTACTAGAGGATTTGTTTTCTCTACTAGGGAAAGTTGAGGATCGGGTGATCATGCTATAGGATTTGTATAAAGCAGGATTCTGGGCACAAGGGCAGTGATGGAGATTTTACTTCAATTTGCCATCGTTGATTTCATCATCATACGGAaaacatatataaataaaaaGGTGTTCCAACGTCCACCTAGAcatttttcctcttcttctttgcagATTTTTATTGCTAATAAGAGTCCCATATACTCCTTCCATCCCATAAGTCGTATTTTATGATCCTTTAGAGAAATTAGTGTTACAGAAAAATGATGCGTATGCTACCTTACAAAAGCTTATCTTGCCATGTAGAGCATGTTTAGTTGGTGGCCTCGTAGATGCCTACCaggcagtggcggacccaggattttTGCATAGGGTATGCGCCGTAAAAAAAATTCTTATACAATTCGGTAAACCATTTATAATTCGGTAAAACCATATTATAATTCGGTAAAACGACGTCAAATCTTAATATAAATTGTTCAAATGAAATACAAATACTTCGAAATATAACAATAGGAGACTTACAATATTACTTGTTTATCCGCCGCTTTCTCAATGACATGAATGTCTCCATTATATCATCTTTATTAACTTGGaagaaaatatcccgctcaataaatgtgactagacaatcatccaAAACAGTATCACCTATCTTATTCCTTGACTTTGTTTTCACTATAACCAATGtagaaaataccctttcaacactcGCAGTTGCCACTGGTAAAAGCAATATCAATTTGAGAAGCAAGTACACCATATCGTACACTTTGTGCCTCTTTGTTTCAAtaagcttaactgagagatcaacaatgttgtctagaccttggaagctagcatcttgtcgcatgtcatcaatataattatcaaGTTGCAATTCCAGTTTTAACAAATCattattggagaagtccttacGATAAAATTCAGCCAATCTACGTACCTTCCGTGCATCGAAAGAAGCAAAGGAGTTGGAAGGACTAAAGGCTGACATACAAGACAGTAGTTCCATATTGATCTCATCAAACCGATTATCAAGCTCTTGACTaatttgatcaatgacaccaatgTATACTTCTCTTCGGAAATGGtcatcatttgtttggtttcgGGCACGAGCATACCGTGCTGATTTTCCATAAGGCACATAAGCACCATCCATAGCAGgaacttcaacaccatgtttaatacaaaaagaagtgacattcTGAAGAAAATTATCCCAACCATTATACCTCAACTCCTGCATTCTGCtctttgccacattaacaagggagattgcattaagaatatcttggTCCCTTCTCTGCAAGCACTCAGATAACTCATTTGTATATCCAAGAATAACATACATTACGTGcacaaagaaaacaaactcaaaggtTTCAAATGCTCCAAGCACAAAATGTATCTTTGTCCAATCTTCCTTATATGCATTATcagcaccaagttcaatgagcACATCATGAATTGAGGAATATATAGTGATGATGCTACATATAGTTTTGTAATGAGAGCCCCACCGAGTGTCACCAGGCCTAGGCAAACCCATCTCTTGATTTAATCCACTCCCCGATTCAAGCTCACCACACTCTAGTGCTTTCTTGACATTCTCAAGCCTAGCATTTCGAAGCATATCATGACGCTGGCAAGAAACCCCAATAATGTTCAACAAGATAGATACTTGATCAAAAAAAGTCTTGCAGTCAGTATTTCCTTTGGCAACAGCAACAAGAactagttggagttgatgtgcaaagcaatgaatataataagcggaaggtgattcttgcatgattaaagttTTGAGCcctttaatatctcctttcatattgctaGCCCCATCATAACCTTGACCTCTAATCTGCTGCATACTCAATCCATTACTAACAAGTAAAACTTTAATTGCTTTCTTAAGTGACAAAGAGGTAGTATCATCTCcatgaacaactccaataaagtgctcacatggccttccaagtttatcaacataacgcaagcaaagagctagttgttctttatgtgatatatcactagactcatcagctaaaattgcatagggctcatcaccaagttcctcaattattttctttctagtttctatgGCACAATAGTGAATAATTTGCTTTTGTATCTTTGGGCTAGTCAAAGTGCAATTACCTGGTGCATTGTTCAAGACATACTTGTTCACTTCTTCACTATTTTCTACAAGAAACTTTAAAAGTTCAATGAAGTTGCCTCTGTTACTAgactcttcactttcatcatgtccacggaatgccaatccttgatgcaaaagaaacttgatacatCTAAGTGAATATGTCAATCTTTTCTTGTAAAGACGAAGCTCCTCCTCACTCCACTTGTCAATGTTATAATCAATTGCTACCTTGGGATTCATAAAACCAATGTACTTCTCTTGAGCTGCTTTATGTGCCCTAGAACCAAAATGTTTGAGAAGTGCTGTGTTTCCTATATTCCAATTATTCCATCCATCAACAATAAAAGTTTTTGACCCACTGCCCTTCTTGAACAAGTAGCAAATGAAGCAAAATGCAGAATCCTTCTTGACACTATATTCAAGCCACTCATAATTATACAACCATTGTATACTGAATCAACGAGGTACGCCTCCAATGTTTCGGTATGGAAAATCATGGATATAAGGTTTGCAAGCACCTTTAGTAATATATGCTCTACGaattgcatcttgatcattaacaGGATAATCTTCAATGGGCAGCCTTTCACCTAGATCATATGGTAGGTGATTGATGTCATACGCCGGTGGCTTTGATGCGGGCGGTGGCGGTGATGCTAGCGGGGGCGAGGGCAAATGATCTGcaatttcttcaacttgtactctATCTTCTTTTTTATTCTGCTCTTCCACAATATTTTCATCCAGAGGTGGGTCAATAGCAGCCGCCTTCTTTGCTGCTTTCTAAAAAAGGGATCGAATGTCTCCGTTTCTTTTCATAATTCAAGACTCAAGAGTTATGGAAAAAACAATTGCTAATTAGCAAAACTAACGATCGGAAGAAAAAACCTGGAACTGAGGAAGCACAGGGATGGACGGGGAGTATCACCTGAGGAACTGAGGAAGGATTGGCGATCACTCGATCAGTCTTGCAGGCGATGGCCAGGCCAGGCAAAGCGATGGGCGATGATCTGCTAGAGTGCTCgtagggcggcggcgggcgcgctgGGCACGGCACCAAGCGGTCGAGCTGGAGCCGGCGCTGGCGCACGCGAAGTCGCGAAGAGCAGTCTGGACTCTGGACTCCTGGTACGACGCGTCATAGTCTCGTACTCGTAGACGAGGCCCAGGTCCAGCGCATAGTCATGGTAGCGCGTGCTTGCCTGCTTGGGCCGAATGTGGCCCGAGCCGTAGTCATGGGCCCCGCGACCGATCCACCTCCGAATGAAAGCAGCAAAGAAGCCGTAGTCATGGACCGCGCACGCTACCATCTGTATCTCGTAGAGCATGATGTATGGTTGACAGGTGTAGTGGACTGGTGGCCCACAGGGTGGTCGGTGGACCACCCTGACCACCCACTAGGTCTGCCACTGCTACCAGGCAACATATCCTAAGtcattagactgtctccaacaagagACTTATATGGGCACCCAAACTCAAAATAGGTAGTAAGAGACTCAAAATCGGCCTCCAACAGAATACCTATATGGAAGACTCATTTTGGGTTGTCTGGgagacacaacccaaatatgaatattcctctctcctggaaacctatttgcagaaaaggattctcttttgggtcttattgttggagaagataCCGAATGGGTATTGAACCATTTGCATGTAATGGTACCCAAAGGtcgaatgggtcttgtattttaggtgttgttgttggagataggaTCGAAATTGATGGCCTAAGGCTGTTGCTTGGATGACAACCAAACAAGTTGTAATAACTGCACTTTTTGAAACTGAAAAGTAGCTAAAGCAATTAGTTCTAGGTGGGCCAAGAGCTAGAATGCCACGTATTATAGGGCAAATTTTAAATCCTAAAATGTCACTTATTGTGGGATGGAGGGAATAtcttctactccctccgtcccataataAATGCACTTCTagagtttaatttttttttcaaaataaatgCACCTCTAGACATAAGAAAACTAACTTCACTTGTCTTTTTCTACTCTCTCTCTTCCCAAGATATAATGATTACACCTTTATAGGGACATATATGTAATTTCTCACTAACCTTAATCCTGTCACCTATACTCTAGAAGTGtacttattttgggacagagggagcagGCAGTTTAGAAATTTGGCCATTGTGGTCGAAGAGCTAGAATGTATTCCAGTTGCATCTAGAAAATGCCTCCATTTCTATACCTTGTTGGCAATTTGGCACGTCTCTAAAAAATAGGTGGCACACAGCAAAACTCATAACTTTTTAAAACTAATATAATGCTCGTGCTAACGCAACGGATTTATCTTGAAGACGCACATGAAAATAACCAATGTTTTTTtctatagttcaacttttacacaatatctttgagCATGTACTCAACATGATTTTGATCGAGGTAAACAATATCATTATCATTTTGAGTCAGTGACGCATCGTGAAAAAAAACAGTGCCTTTGAGGTCATGGACTCGTGAAATATTGTGGCCAAAGAGAAGACTTTCCATCACCGTCAAGTCGATCTTTATCTCCGTGACTTGCCTAATTTGCTTATCCTGAATAGGCAAGTGAGTCCAGATGAAAAAAAAGCTAGAAAAACAAATTGAAATCAAACACAAGCTCGATATAACTACCTGATAGATTCCCAATATCTTAGCAGGGCAAGTTTGGCTTCCAGTGTCCAGAGAATGGTAAACGTGCTTAAAGTAATCAGGGGCAAATTGAATAAATGATGACTAACTCTATTTTCTTGATCTGCTTTATGATGGACCTGTCATCCATTGTCTTTGCAAAATAGGCCTTCCTCTTGTTGTTAACAAGAAATACAGATGATTGTTTCTTTCCTATTTTAAGGGGTATCACGCAGAGCTTGTACTTGCAGTATGGAATCTATGGTTAACTGCGCAAGAAAATATCCAAGCATAAATACTTTCTTCAGAAAAAGTATTGACATGAACAAGATATGGCTGCAAACAAAATGAAAACACAATGTTTACAGAGGAAAATTAAATGGAGACACCAAACAAATAGAAGGTGTTATGAAAAAAACAAGCATTAACGATTGTAAGTTATATCTACCAGTCTAGAAATGAGCATTTGGGACATTGAGAACACAATTGTAATAAATTCCCAGAGAGCTACAATAACCCTACACATGAGGCTACTACACGATCGCCCGAAGCTACAATAACCCTATCACATGAGTGCTCCTATCTCCCGCAGAACACatcgctcatgagtgtcaaaacCTAGATGCAACCGCACTTACATGTTCCTAAAAAATGATTCATTTACAAATTCCAATTCCAATCTGCTTCTGATAATAGTATCCCAATAGCAAAGCTAGCATTCCAATGTTATCATAAACCTTATCTCACTGAAAACGTTGTAAAAGATTACTGTAGAAGCATCAGTCAAACTTTATGCACAAATCAAATTTTGGATTAGTACCTGTTAAGTAAACAGCCTGAACACTTCTAAAAAGCAAAAATGACAGTTTCCCGATAGCTAAAACACTACGGGAAACACGGGCTTTGCCTGAGTGTTtcctactttgccgagtgccaaatgtcgggcactcggcaaagatacactttgtcgagtgccacactcggcaaagccaaacacTCGGCatatccttctttgccgagtgccaggcactcagcaaaggatagcactcggcaaagcctccctttgccgagtgtcgggctctTGGCAAagctaaacactcggcaaaggctaaccgaggtgacggcggccacccaccgttaggctttgccgagtggt
It encodes:
- the LOC136463560 gene encoding uncharacterized protein; translation: MVACAVHDYGFFAAFIRRWIGRGAHDYGSGHIRPKQASTRYHDYALDLGLVYEYETMTRRTRSPESRLLFATSRNTALLKHFGSRAHKAAQEKYIGFMNPKVAIDYNIDKWSEEELRLYKKRLTYSLRCIKFLLHQGLAFRGHDESEESSNRGNFIELLKFLVENSEEVNKYVLNNAPEQLALCLRYVDKLGRPCEHFIGVVHGDDTTSLSLKKAIKVLLVSNGLSMQQIRGQGYDGASNMKGDIKGLKTLIMQESPSAYYIHCFAHQLQLVLVAVAKGNTDCKTFFDQVSILLNIIGVSCQRHDMLRNARLENVKKALECGELESGSGLNQEMGLPRPGDTRWGSHYKTICSIITIYSSIHDVLIELGADNAYKEDWTKIHFVLGAFETFEFVFFVHVMYVILGYTNELSECLQRRDQDILNAISLVNVAKSRMQELRYNGWDNFLQNVTSFCIKHGVEVPAMDGAYVPYGKSARYARARNQTNDDHFRREVYIGVIDQISQELDNRFDEINMELLSCMSAFSPSNSFASFDARKVRRLAEFYRKDFSNNDLLKLELQLDNYIDDMRQDASFQGLDNIVDLSVKLIETKRHKVYDMVYLLLKLILLLPVATASVERVFSTLVIVKTKSRNKIGDTVLDDCLVTFIERDIFFQVNKDDIMETFMSLRKRRINK